A single Saccharolobus shibatae B12 DNA region contains:
- a CDS encoding HepT-like ribonuclease domain-containing protein, whose product MISFRNILVHGYVAIKAEVVEKIISERSYSKVLEIALELKRRAKDYWDP is encoded by the coding sequence ATGATATCGTTTAGGAATATATTAGTACACGGATACGTTGCAATCAAGGCAGAAGTTGTGGAGAAGATAATTAGTGAGAGGAGTTACAGTAAAGTATTAGAGATAGCTTTGGAACTGAAAAGAAGGGCTAAGGATTATTGGGATCCTTGA